GCCGTGGGCACGGTGCGCACCTTCGCGCAGTTGTTTGCCATGGGCTATCTGCTTAAGATCATATTCAATCTGAACAGTGCACTGCTGGTTATGGCCGTGTATCTGTGCATGACCTATTTTTCTGTGCGCATTATCAAGGGGCGGGTGAAGGAAAAGAGCGTGGACTACTATGCCCCGACCATGTTATCAGTAATGGTAAGTTACTCCCTTGTGACGTTCCTTGTAACGGGTGTCATCATCGGCGCAGACCCGTGGTGGTCGCCGCAGTACTTTATCCCCATAGGGGGGATGGTGGCGGGCAACTCCATGAACGCGCTGGCCATATGTCTGGAGCGGTTTTTCTCGGAACTGCGCGGACGTAGGGACGAAGTGGAGATGATGCTGTGTCTTGGCGGGGACTTCCGCGAGGCCAGCAGGGAAATGTTCCGCAATGCCCTCAAGGCGGGCATGATCCCGTCGATCAACTCCATGATGGGAGTGGGCATTGTCTCCATTCCGGGCATGATGACAGGCCAGATTCTTGCCGGGGCAGACCCGGCAGACGCCGTGCGGTACCAGATTGTGGTCATGCTCATGATCGTGGCGGCCACGGCACTTTCTTCCCTTTTAGTGCTCCATTTAGTGAGAAGACGTTGTTTCGGCCCTGCCATGAACCTGCTGACGCGCTGAACGGGCGCGTACCGCAGTGCGTGCGGAAGGGTTCATAGGCACTTCCCCGTTAGGGTAACATGTACGCCAGACCGTTCTGGAGGTGTGCCATGCTTCAGCCGATCAATGAACTGCGCAGATTTCATCATCAGGTGTATGAGGTGGGAGTCTTTGATCCCGACCTCATGTATGTGGAATGCAAACATTGCGGGCGTCCCGTGCTGTGGAGCAAAGGGCGTACCTCGGAGATTCTGAAGGGAGTGGATGTGGCGCGCGCGGAACTGGACGCCTCATGCATGATTCTGACCCACGGCTGTCCTCGTTGTGAACCGGGTGAGCGTCAGTTCCGGTTGCAGATCATCCGTGTGGACGGAGGATATGCCGAGGATGCCAAGGAGCAGCTCGTGGCCCATGCCTGAACAGGCATATAGGGCCGGAGTTTCCCGTGGCTTCTGAAAAAGGCCGCTCCCCGAACGGGGGGCGGCCTTTCCTGTTGACAGGGGAGAGCGGCGGCTACTGGCCCAGCACATCCACCAGAATTTCCGGGGTGGCGTCCGCAAGGCTCTTGCAGCCCGTGAGCACCATGGCGGC
This region of Desulfovibrio psychrotolerans genomic DNA includes:
- a CDS encoding ABC transporter permease, encoding MNGAYMQISVWQLGVALLLVAVAGIASVVYELRLQKDIAVGTVRTFAQLFAMGYLLKIIFNLNSALLVMAVYLCMTYFSVRIIKGRVKEKSVDYYAPTMLSVMVSYSLVTFLVTGVIIGADPWWSPQYFIPIGGMVAGNSMNALAICLERFFSELRGRRDEVEMMLCLGGDFREASREMFRNALKAGMIPSINSMMGVGIVSIPGMMTGQILAGADPADAVRYQIVVMLMIVAATALSSLLVLHLVRRRCFGPAMNLLTR